A window of Edaphobacter lichenicola contains these coding sequences:
- a CDS encoding FAD binding domain-containing protein has product MNSFLFQRASSVEDAISSAISTGGKYLAGGTNLVDLMKDNVEKPSALIDIRRLDLKNIYATSGGGVMIHAGASNSAIANHNLIRTQYPVLSQAILSGATTQLRNMATAGGNLLQRTRCPYFMEADFKECNKRTPGSGCLIRIHEFRSPPQFMASTR; this is encoded by the coding sequence ATGAACAGCTTTTTGTTTCAGCGAGCTTCGAGCGTCGAAGACGCCATCTCGAGCGCGATTTCGACGGGTGGCAAATATCTTGCCGGCGGGACCAACCTTGTCGACCTGATGAAGGACAACGTAGAGAAGCCGTCTGCACTAATCGACATCCGCAGACTTGATCTGAAGAATATCTATGCGACGTCGGGCGGCGGAGTAATGATTCATGCAGGTGCCAGCAACAGTGCTATTGCAAATCACAATTTGATTCGGACGCAGTACCCTGTTTTGTCTCAGGCCATATTAAGTGGCGCGACGACGCAATTGCGTAATATGGCCACAGCCGGAGGTAATCTCCTGCAACGCACTCGCTGCCCATATTTTATGGAGGCAGACTTCAAAGAGTGCAATAAACGCACTCCTGGAAGCGGGTGCCTTATTCGAATTCATGAATTTCGATCGCCTCCGCAATTTATGGCATCTACACGTTGA
- a CDS encoding xanthine dehydrogenase family protein molybdopterin-binding subunit, producing MRPGEVRLQSFGAHFCEVEVDEEIGRATVTRWVATFDCGRVLNPKLARNQIMGGVTFGLGMALLEQLLYDTKTAQLIGEYYLPTHADRPAFDISFVEFPDNLLNPMGARGIGEIGICGVPAAITNAIFHATGKRLRQLPITIEQLMQPFAPSSYQAGGHQ from the coding sequence ATGCGACCAGGAGAAGTACGCCTTCAGTCCTTCGGTGCTCATTTCTGCGAGGTCGAAGTCGATGAAGAGATTGGCCGTGCCACAGTGACGCGTTGGGTGGCAACCTTTGACTGCGGCAGAGTATTGAATCCAAAGCTAGCCAGAAACCAGATCATGGGTGGCGTCACCTTCGGTCTTGGAATGGCTCTGCTCGAGCAATTGCTATACGACACCAAGACTGCACAACTCATTGGGGAATACTATCTGCCGACGCACGCCGATAGGCCAGCTTTCGACATCTCGTTCGTGGAGTTCCCCGATAACCTACTTAACCCAATGGGAGCTCGGGGAATCGGTGAGATCGGCATATGTGGCGTGCCTGCGGCAATCACGAATGCGATCTTCCATGCAACTGGAAAGCGCCTGCGACAACTTCCCATCACGATCGAACAGCTAATGCAGCCGTTTGCGCCCAGTTCGTACCAGGCCGGAGGACACCAATGA
- a CDS encoding (2Fe-2S)-binding protein has product MSGISHTDSPPRVSSASNSVKITLTINGPRYALIIDTRTTLLDLLRERLDLSGTQKGCDHGLCGACTVSVDEERVVSCHTLAASVSESKVLTVEGLSEGDDLSDLQQAFLEHDAFQCGYCTPGQISSAHAMLREHARGDLSMVSYEGTRGEVVNGRMELSEHEIRERMAGNICRCGAYANIVAAVRAVSQRGQL; this is encoded by the coding sequence ATGAGCGGGATTTCGCACACAGACAGTCCACCTAGGGTGAGCTCGGCGTCAAACTCAGTAAAGATCACTTTAACGATCAACGGACCGAGATACGCTCTTATCATCGATACGCGGACTACGTTGCTGGATCTTTTACGTGAACGGCTCGATCTTTCAGGGACCCAAAAGGGTTGCGATCACGGACTATGCGGTGCATGCACTGTTTCAGTCGATGAGGAGCGCGTCGTCAGTTGTCACACCCTGGCAGCCTCAGTAAGCGAGTCAAAGGTGTTGACCGTGGAGGGCCTGTCCGAGGGCGATGATCTGAGCGACTTGCAACAAGCATTCCTTGAGCACGACGCATTCCAATGCGGCTATTGCACCCCCGGTCAGATCTCTTCCGCCCACGCCATGTTGCGAGAGCACGCACGAGGCGATCTCAGCATGGTCTCGTACGAAGGAACCCGTGGGGAGGTAGTCAACGGGAGGATGGAACTCAGCGAACATGAGATTCGTGAGCGTATGGCCGGCAATATCTGCCGGTGTGGGGCCTACGCAAACATCGTTGCTGCTGTTCGAGCGGTGTCGCAACGAGGCCAATTATGA
- a CDS encoding response regulator transcription factor, whose translation MRQKEKTKVTEAPRPARILVVEDEPNMVAGLRDNFEFEGYEVLTAGDGIEGLQRALEESPDLVVLDVMMPRMSGLEVCKQLRAQRGSIPIIMLTARGQELDKVVGLELGADDYVTKPFSIRELLARVKAVLRRTAVVPKNQDQHSFGNVDVDLRRQRVLRSGKALEVSSKEFELLKYFICHSGETLSRDRLLEEVWGYENFPTTRTVDTHLVRLRQKLEPDPEQPQYFLTVHGTGYRFVG comes from the coding sequence ATGAGACAGAAAGAGAAGACGAAGGTAACAGAAGCACCGAGGCCAGCGAGAATTCTTGTCGTGGAGGACGAGCCCAATATGGTGGCCGGACTTCGAGACAACTTCGAGTTTGAAGGCTATGAAGTACTTACAGCGGGCGATGGGATCGAAGGCCTTCAGAGAGCGCTGGAAGAGTCTCCCGATCTTGTGGTCCTGGATGTCATGATGCCCCGCATGAGCGGACTAGAAGTATGCAAACAGCTACGCGCTCAACGTGGTTCGATCCCGATCATCATGCTGACTGCCCGCGGCCAGGAGTTAGACAAAGTGGTGGGCCTCGAACTGGGCGCGGACGACTATGTGACCAAGCCGTTCTCAATCCGCGAGTTGTTGGCGCGAGTGAAGGCCGTGCTGCGACGCACGGCAGTGGTTCCAAAAAATCAGGATCAACACTCGTTCGGTAACGTGGACGTCGATCTGCGGCGTCAACGAGTGCTCAGGTCAGGCAAGGCTCTCGAGGTTTCCTCCAAAGAGTTCGAGCTGTTGAAGTACTTCATCTGTCATTCGGGCGAAACGCTCAGTCGCGATCGTCTTCTGGAAGAGGTTTGGGGGTATGAGAATTTCCCAACTACCCGGACGGTGGATACGCACCTGGTACGTCTGCGCCAAAAACTTGAACCCGATCCCGAGCAGCCACAGTACTTTCTCACAGTGCATGGAACAGGGTACCGGTTCGTCGGCTAA
- a CDS encoding PP2C family protein-serine/threonine phosphatase, with the protein MNEGRVLPKSEGKLRTNGGHQSYSMPQSSMVASMPPLPSSVPLADERDSLLQEKLDLHLQLFEAAQIQRKLSGPRELRRGCLQFASEVFAARFLAGDFTSFLQSGSKVLVAHGDIAGKGVAAGMWFTNLAGLLQSYDRPHSDPARIASEINRHLCYLRPVAPFATAFLARVDCNLGELTYCNAGHFPPILLRADGRTELLERGGPLLGAIEGAKFELGKLILEPGDTLVAYSDGVLECRNTADEEFGLDRIVAALRGAKSPFAQATLMMLLATLQDFANGGPLCDDVSLTVIQRDATRRHPTALAG; encoded by the coding sequence ATGAACGAAGGCAGAGTACTACCAAAAAGTGAAGGCAAGTTGCGGACTAACGGCGGGCACCAAAGTTACAGCATGCCCCAATCCTCGATGGTGGCGTCGATGCCGCCACTACCATCGAGTGTGCCACTAGCGGACGAGAGGGACTCGCTTCTGCAAGAGAAACTTGATCTCCATTTACAACTGTTCGAGGCCGCACAGATCCAGCGCAAACTAAGCGGCCCGCGCGAGTTGCGCCGCGGCTGTTTACAGTTCGCAAGCGAGGTCTTCGCGGCGCGCTTTCTCGCCGGGGATTTCACGTCGTTCTTGCAAAGCGGGTCCAAGGTTCTTGTAGCGCACGGAGACATCGCCGGTAAAGGCGTTGCGGCTGGAATGTGGTTCACCAATCTGGCGGGGCTTTTGCAAAGTTACGACCGTCCACATTCTGACCCCGCAAGGATCGCCTCGGAGATAAATCGCCACCTCTGCTATCTGCGGCCGGTTGCACCGTTCGCCACGGCATTTCTCGCGCGGGTTGACTGCAATCTTGGAGAACTGACCTACTGCAATGCCGGCCATTTTCCGCCGATATTGCTTCGCGCGGATGGACGGACTGAGCTGCTCGAGAGAGGTGGTCCGCTGTTAGGTGCTATCGAAGGTGCGAAGTTCGAGTTGGGCAAACTGATTCTCGAACCCGGAGACACGCTTGTCGCATACTCCGATGGTGTACTTGAATGCCGTAACACTGCAGACGAAGAATTCGGACTGGATCGGATCGTAGCGGCATTACGAGGCGCCAAATCGCCGTTCGCTCAAGCCACGCTCATGATGCTCCTTGCCACCTTACAAGACTTCGCGAACGGTGGTCCGCTTTGCGACGATGTCAGTTTGACAGTGATTCAACGCGACGCGACACGCCGACACCCGACAGCACTTGCCGGATGA
- a CDS encoding sensor histidine kinase has translation MLVFMLGVMLPAAALIAVGVWHLRTIQREKSIEAVFQREYQQVLAIAEKRIDARAYEISEEARAKFPDATAGDQLKAFLASHRDIAHAFLWTGKGQLVIQSQPDRMGDPQFEEERRNLSSMVGHWFDLDSNDWITKIQKIEAMDGRRVYLTSTMGPRSDKWQYQSLVLFMPRGSTAEHPALAGFVYDTDYLSNKFFPQALNDVLPNQNNNDTSHPQPVMMVRTAKDREPLASSLCWDGGSPEVERGFDGVFPGLILGIKLRGTTIANISNHFIRTAFLILGALSLLMGGGMLLAYRNVSRELALAKLKSDFVSNVSHELRTPLALIRLYAETLELGRISNPGKRQEYYEIIRKESERLSSLINNILDFSRIESGKKEYDFRETDVADLVRGTLESYRFEIEQNGFQFEQKIDNDLPQVSVDREAIARSLLNLVNNAVKYSATEKYLEVNLYRNTGGVNLEVVDHGIGIPAKEQPKIFEKFYRVGDPMMHNTKGSGLGLSLVRHIVQAHGGEVAVESEPGRGSKFTITLPVQTSEVQ, from the coding sequence ATGTTGGTGTTCATGCTGGGAGTTATGTTGCCCGCGGCCGCGCTCATCGCGGTCGGTGTGTGGCACCTGAGGACCATACAACGTGAAAAATCGATCGAGGCTGTCTTTCAACGGGAGTATCAACAGGTCTTAGCTATCGCTGAAAAGCGGATTGACGCGCGCGCTTACGAGATCTCCGAGGAAGCCCGTGCGAAATTTCCCGATGCGACCGCGGGCGACCAACTCAAGGCTTTCCTAGCGTCACACCGTGACATTGCCCATGCGTTTCTGTGGACCGGGAAGGGCCAACTTGTGATTCAATCTCAGCCTGATCGGATGGGCGATCCTCAATTTGAGGAAGAACGCAGGAATCTCTCATCCATGGTCGGACATTGGTTTGATCTGGATTCCAATGACTGGATCACCAAGATACAGAAGATCGAGGCGATGGACGGGCGGCGCGTCTACCTAACCTCCACTATGGGACCCAGGAGTGACAAATGGCAGTATCAGTCTTTAGTGCTATTCATGCCGCGCGGTTCGACTGCGGAGCATCCCGCTCTGGCAGGGTTTGTCTACGATACCGACTATCTAAGTAACAAGTTTTTTCCGCAGGCGCTGAACGATGTGCTGCCAAATCAGAACAATAACGATACATCGCATCCTCAACCGGTGATGATGGTGCGGACCGCGAAGGACCGCGAACCTTTGGCTTCGTCGCTCTGTTGGGATGGAGGTTCGCCTGAAGTTGAGCGCGGTTTTGACGGTGTGTTCCCCGGACTGATTTTGGGAATTAAGCTGCGCGGAACCACGATTGCGAACATCAGCAACCACTTTATTCGGACGGCCTTCCTTATTCTCGGAGCGCTTTCGCTGCTGATGGGCGGAGGAATGCTTCTCGCCTATCGAAACGTCTCGCGCGAGCTTGCACTGGCGAAGTTGAAATCCGATTTTGTCTCGAATGTCTCGCACGAGCTGCGAACTCCTCTGGCCCTCATCCGCCTTTACGCAGAGACGCTCGAACTGGGACGCATCTCCAACCCGGGAAAGCGTCAGGAATATTACGAGATCATTCGCAAAGAAAGTGAGCGGTTAAGTTCGCTGATCAACAATATTCTGGACTTCTCGCGTATCGAGTCTGGCAAGAAAGAGTACGACTTCCGCGAAACGGATGTGGCCGATCTGGTGCGGGGCACGCTGGAGTCATATCGTTTCGAAATCGAACAAAACGGTTTCCAGTTCGAACAGAAGATCGATAACGATCTGCCACAAGTGAGTGTAGATCGCGAAGCAATTGCGCGTTCGCTGCTGAATCTGGTGAACAACGCGGTGAAGTACTCGGCGACGGAGAAATACCTTGAGGTAAACCTCTACCGAAACACTGGCGGCGTCAACCTTGAGGTTGTCGATCATGGAATCGGCATTCCCGCGAAGGAGCAGCCGAAGATCTTTGAGAAGTTCTATCGAGTGGGTGATCCAATGATGCACAACACCAAGGGAAGCGGACTGGGGCTGTCTCTGGTACGCCATATCGTGCAGGCACATGGCGGTGAAGTTGCAGTTGAGAGCGAGCCCGGCCGAGGCAGCAAGTTCACTATTACGCTGCCGGTGCAGACTTCTGAGGTCCAGTAG
- a CDS encoding xanthine dehydrogenase family protein molybdopterin-binding subunit translates to MALVIADSLENATFAASLFDLDYEILPPLLHIEAVLASEVAPDEKGGQIRHGSYLPDHFVKLEEEKLQDFRGTHDEPIGVRVSVRYSTPINAHYPIELSSTIASWEGYTLTIYDSTRWITGERKALAGYLGIAEEKIHILSPLVGGAFGSKSFLWMHVVLAAVASREIGRPVKLVLTRDQMFSSTGHRPRTQQDISLVANADGVIESSEHHTLTETSTVGRFCEPTGLSTRFLYRSPRMVVSHRVARVNLPTPCFMRGPGEAPGLFALEAAMDELADESGLDPVDLRRRNHVDFDQASGKPWSSKHLLECYDQAALRFGWNHRIPAPRSMRRNGVQVGWGMATATYPGRRMAAGCSVVTDADGKVRFSSATHEVGNSVRTVMTQVAAQAAGLAIGDAIFHSGDSHYPDAPYSGASQTTATVGSAVYGAALEWETPRIGVGRSESGFPILQFQHERSGDGGRHHPFQTPSRCRRTVSHNSSVAQPSLKVALAFAVQSDACDQEKYAFSPSVLISARSKSMKRLAVPQ, encoded by the coding sequence ATGGCACTCGTCATAGCAGATTCGCTCGAGAACGCGACGTTTGCAGCTTCCCTATTTGACCTGGATTACGAGATACTCCCGCCGCTGTTGCATATTGAAGCCGTTCTTGCCTCTGAGGTCGCACCCGATGAAAAAGGTGGACAGATACGGCATGGGAGTTATCTTCCCGATCACTTCGTGAAACTCGAAGAAGAGAAGCTTCAGGACTTCCGTGGAACTCACGACGAACCCATTGGCGTGCGTGTTTCGGTGCGCTACAGCACACCGATCAATGCCCATTATCCGATTGAGCTCTCGTCGACCATCGCCTCCTGGGAAGGCTACACCCTGACGATCTATGACAGCACACGATGGATCACCGGGGAGCGTAAGGCTCTCGCCGGATACCTCGGCATTGCCGAAGAGAAGATACATATCTTGTCGCCGTTGGTAGGCGGTGCATTTGGGTCCAAAAGCTTCTTGTGGATGCATGTCGTATTGGCCGCCGTCGCATCGCGTGAGATCGGCAGACCCGTCAAGCTGGTCCTGACGCGCGACCAGATGTTCTCTTCCACGGGCCACCGACCTCGCACACAGCAGGACATCTCGCTCGTCGCGAATGCGGACGGCGTGATTGAGAGCAGTGAACACCACACTCTCACCGAAACATCAACCGTTGGACGTTTCTGCGAGCCTACAGGCCTTTCTACGCGTTTTCTCTATCGTTCGCCGCGCATGGTCGTCTCCCATCGCGTTGCTCGTGTCAATCTTCCCACACCCTGTTTCATGCGCGGACCAGGTGAAGCACCAGGACTCTTCGCTCTTGAAGCTGCGATGGATGAGCTCGCCGACGAGTCCGGATTAGATCCCGTCGATCTTCGCCGGCGTAATCATGTGGACTTTGATCAGGCCAGCGGAAAGCCATGGTCAAGCAAACATCTGCTGGAGTGCTACGATCAGGCGGCTTTACGATTTGGCTGGAACCACCGAATTCCAGCACCGCGATCGATGCGCAGAAACGGCGTGCAGGTAGGTTGGGGAATGGCCACCGCTACGTATCCGGGCCGCCGCATGGCCGCGGGGTGCAGCGTTGTCACCGATGCGGACGGGAAGGTCCGCTTTTCGTCTGCCACACATGAAGTTGGCAACAGCGTTCGCACCGTAATGACGCAGGTCGCTGCTCAGGCTGCGGGCTTGGCAATCGGAGACGCCATCTTCCACTCGGGAGACTCGCACTATCCGGATGCACCGTACAGCGGAGCTTCGCAGACAACGGCAACGGTTGGCTCCGCAGTGTATGGGGCCGCTCTTGAGTGGGAAACGCCGCGTATTGGAGTTGGCCGTTCAGAATCCGGTTTCCCAATTTTACAGTTTCAACACGAAAGATCTGGCGATGGAGGCAGGCATCATCCATTCCAAACTCCGTCCAGATGCAGGCGAACCGTATCGCACAACTCTTCAGTAGCACAACCATCACTGAAAGTGGCGCTCGCCTTCGCCGTCCAAAGCGATGCATGCGACCAGGAGAAGTACGCCTTCAGTCCTTCGGTGCTCATTTCTGCGAGGTCGAAGTCGATGAAGAGATTGGCCGTGCCACAGTGA
- a CDS encoding Gfo/Idh/MocA family protein, which translates to MIQDSVLSAIKAHASPPMPKHSRPIVIIGAGGIVRSAHLPAYQKGKFSVIGLMDQSLERAELLAKSHAIARTFDNIDSVVQFAPDDVVYDIAVPASQLSHILPHIPDGSAVLMQKPMGETLKEARLIRDLCRTKGLTASVNFSLRYSPNNLAISALARAGLLGDLHDLQVQTTTYTPWDLWTFLATAPRVEIMYHSIHYFDLIRSWLGNPNSVYAKTVNDPHTANLAATKTIAILDYGGNMRVFVASSHHHNFGQKHQHSFVQWEGTRGAARISMGLNLDYPMGVPDTAEFAERGCTEDCWQALPVAGANIPDGFIGTMGALQAFVEGSTASLPTHYEDAFQTMALVEALYRSSEQSGEVLQLGD; encoded by the coding sequence ATGATCCAGGACTCAGTCCTTTCCGCGATTAAGGCGCACGCTTCGCCGCCAATGCCCAAACACAGCCGCCCTATCGTTATCATCGGGGCGGGAGGCATCGTTCGGTCCGCACATCTGCCTGCGTACCAAAAGGGCAAGTTCTCGGTCATAGGTTTGATGGATCAGAGTCTTGAACGAGCAGAGTTACTGGCTAAGAGTCACGCCATCGCTCGCACCTTTGACAATATCGACAGTGTCGTGCAGTTCGCGCCCGATGATGTCGTCTACGACATCGCCGTACCTGCTTCGCAACTATCGCATATCCTTCCTCACATTCCTGATGGGTCCGCTGTCCTGATGCAGAAGCCTATGGGAGAGACACTCAAAGAGGCGCGCCTCATTCGCGATCTCTGCCGGACCAAGGGACTCACGGCCTCAGTCAACTTCTCCCTGCGTTATTCCCCTAACAATCTGGCTATCTCAGCCCTGGCAAGGGCAGGTTTGCTAGGAGATCTCCATGATCTTCAGGTTCAAACCACTACCTATACCCCCTGGGATCTCTGGACCTTCCTCGCCACCGCCCCAAGAGTTGAGATTATGTATCACAGCATCCACTACTTCGACCTGATTCGTTCCTGGCTCGGAAACCCAAATAGCGTCTACGCTAAAACCGTAAACGACCCTCACACGGCTAACTTGGCCGCAACCAAGACCATCGCAATCCTGGACTACGGCGGCAACATGCGGGTTTTCGTTGCAAGTAGTCATCACCACAACTTTGGCCAGAAGCATCAGCACAGCTTCGTCCAGTGGGAAGGTACTCGTGGTGCGGCTCGCATCAGCATGGGCTTGAATCTGGACTACCCCATGGGGGTTCCCGACACAGCCGAGTTTGCCGAGCGGGGATGCACTGAGGACTGCTGGCAGGCACTTCCAGTTGCCGGAGCTAACATTCCCGACGGCTTTATCGGAACGATGGGTGCCCTTCAGGCCTTCGTCGAAGGCTCAACAGCCAGCCTCCCGACCCACTACGAAGACGCCTTTCAAACCATGGCGCTGGTGGAAGCGCTTTACCGCTCCAGCGAGCAAAGCGGAGAGGTTCTGCAGCTTGGTGACTGA
- the fucP gene encoding L-fucose:H+ symporter permease, with protein MHPSLPLRTAETSEISSFLPKGLMRPFILATGLFFLWGVPNNLNDVLIRQFMKSFAISRFQAGLVQSAFYLGYFLLALPAGLLIKRYGYKSGFITGLLCFGLGCMLFWPAAMTSSYAFFLSALFIVASGLAFLETAANPFIAQLGPATSAERRLNFSQAFNPIGAISGVLIGTSFIFSGIELTPAQKASMLSSGTYVAYLHHETQRVVTPYLVLGVIALAWATLIAVTHFPRIPRVIEAAAPSSGSWKRLFRHRLLMYAIVAQFFYVGAQVGTWSYFIPYAQEYTHVSERTAGLLLTGTLVAFGIGRFGSAYIMQWLAPAKLMTAYAILNVLLLAIGILASGWYGLFAILMTSFFMSIMYPTIFAIGIRGMGEETNLAGSLIVMAILGGAILTPVMGLISEYSRSMAAAYLVPAVCYLVVAAFSSQTPAVGTTA; from the coding sequence ATGCATCCTTCTCTCCCTTTACGGACCGCAGAGACCAGCGAGATCTCGTCCTTTCTTCCAAAAGGCCTCATGCGCCCCTTTATTTTGGCTACCGGCCTGTTCTTTCTCTGGGGTGTCCCCAACAATCTGAATGACGTTCTGATTCGCCAGTTCATGAAGTCGTTCGCCATAAGCCGATTCCAAGCTGGGTTGGTGCAATCCGCTTTCTATCTTGGCTACTTTCTTCTTGCCCTGCCTGCTGGATTGCTCATCAAACGGTACGGTTACAAATCGGGTTTTATCACTGGCCTCCTATGTTTCGGTCTGGGTTGTATGCTCTTCTGGCCTGCGGCCATGACCAGCAGCTATGCCTTCTTTCTCAGCGCACTCTTCATCGTGGCAAGTGGCCTCGCCTTTCTGGAGACTGCAGCCAATCCCTTCATCGCGCAGCTAGGTCCAGCCACCAGCGCAGAGCGCCGACTGAATTTTTCACAGGCTTTCAATCCCATTGGTGCAATCAGCGGCGTCCTTATCGGGACAAGTTTCATCTTTTCCGGGATCGAGTTGACACCAGCGCAAAAAGCATCCATGCTCAGCAGCGGCACATACGTTGCCTATCTCCATCACGAAACCCAGCGAGTCGTCACTCCATACTTAGTGCTCGGTGTCATCGCTCTGGCCTGGGCAACTCTGATTGCTGTCACCCATTTTCCGCGCATCCCACGAGTAATTGAAGCCGCCGCTCCGTCATCCGGTTCGTGGAAACGACTGTTTCGTCATCGTCTGCTGATGTATGCCATCGTCGCGCAGTTTTTCTACGTGGGCGCGCAAGTTGGTACATGGAGCTACTTCATCCCATACGCCCAGGAGTACACCCACGTCTCAGAGCGCACCGCCGGACTTCTGTTGACTGGAACCCTTGTAGCCTTCGGCATCGGCAGGTTCGGCTCGGCGTATATCATGCAATGGCTAGCTCCCGCAAAGCTTATGACGGCCTATGCCATCCTGAACGTTTTGCTATTGGCTATTGGGATCTTGGCCTCCGGCTGGTATGGCCTGTTCGCGATTCTTATGACCAGCTTCTTTATGTCGATCATGTATCCCACCATCTTTGCCATTGGCATTCGCGGTATGGGAGAAGAGACAAATCTCGCCGGATCACTGATCGTCATGGCCATCCTCGGTGGCGCTATCTTGACCCCCGTTATGGGACTCATCTCCGAATATTCCCGCAGCATGGCTGCTGCATATCTCGTCCCCGCCGTCTGCTACCTCGTAGTTGCGGCGTTCTCATCACAGACCCCCGCCGTGGGGACTACAGCATGA